A region of Fibrobacter succinogenes subsp. succinogenes S85 DNA encodes the following proteins:
- a CDS encoding electron transfer flavoprotein subunit alpha/FixB family protein has protein sequence MNNVFVYCEIEGTTVVDVSLELLSKGRKLANTLGVQLECICAGKGLDGIEKQVFPYGVDKVHVFDAEGLFPYTTNPHASLVVNLFKEEQPQICLLGATVIGRDLGPRISSAMHSGLTADCTELEIDSFEMSIGGVKKFYENQLCQIRPAFGGNIVATIVNPEHRPQMATVREGVMKKEIVDPNYKGEVVKHDVAKYVPETEYVVKVLERHVEKAKHNLKGAPIVVAGGYGMGSKENFDMLFELAKELHAEVGASRAAVDAGFVDHDRQIGQTGVTVRPKVYIAFGISGQIQHLAGMQDSGIIISVNSDPEAPINAIADYVINGTVEEVLPKMIKYYKANNK, from the coding sequence ATGAATAACGTATTTGTATATTGCGAAATTGAGGGAACCACCGTCGTTGACGTTTCCCTTGAACTGCTTTCTAAGGGTCGCAAGTTGGCCAACACTCTCGGCGTTCAGCTCGAGTGCATTTGCGCTGGCAAGGGCCTTGACGGCATTGAAAAACAGGTTTTCCCTTACGGTGTGGACAAGGTTCATGTGTTCGACGCCGAAGGCCTGTTCCCCTACACCACCAACCCGCACGCATCTCTCGTGGTGAACCTCTTCAAGGAAGAACAGCCGCAGATTTGCTTGCTCGGTGCAACGGTTATCGGCCGTGACTTAGGCCCGCGCATCTCCAGCGCCATGCACAGCGGCCTTACCGCTGACTGTACCGAACTCGAAATCGACAGCTTTGAAATGAGCATCGGTGGCGTGAAGAAGTTCTACGAAAACCAGCTCTGCCAGATCCGTCCGGCATTCGGCGGTAACATCGTCGCAACGATTGTGAACCCGGAACACCGCCCGCAGATGGCAACCGTCCGCGAAGGCGTGATGAAGAAGGAAATCGTGGACCCGAACTACAAGGGCGAAGTCGTGAAGCACGACGTGGCCAAGTACGTTCCGGAAACGGAATACGTGGTCAAGGTGCTCGAACGCCATGTGGAAAAGGCCAAGCACAACCTCAAGGGCGCTCCGATCGTGGTCGCCGGTGGTTACGGCATGGGCTCCAAGGAAAACTTCGACATGCTGTTCGAACTTGCCAAGGAACTCCACGCTGAAGTCGGTGCTAGCCGCGCCGCTGTGGACGCAGGTTTCGTCGATCATGACCGTCAGATCGGTCAGACTGGCGTAACGGTCCGCCCGAAGGTCTATATCGCTTTCGGTATTTCCGGCCAAATCCAGCACCTCGCTGGCATGCAGGATTCAGGTATCATCATCTCCGTGAACTCCGACCCCGAAGCTCCGATCAACGCTATCGCTGATTACGTAATCAACGGCACCGTCGAAGAAGTTCTCCCGAAGATGATCAAGTATTACAAGGCAAACAACAAGTAA
- a CDS encoding acyl-CoA dehydrogenase family protein, giving the protein MANFYTDHPEIKFNLESSPLMQRIVELKENGFADKDNFDYAPEDFADAMDNYNRVLEVAGDITANTVFPNSEDVDAEGPHCENGRVRYASKTYENLEATRKAGLNGVTMPRRFGGLNFPITAYTAINEMIASADAGFENIWSLQDCIETLYEFGDEDQRSRFIPRICAGETMSMDLTEPDAGSDLQRVMLKATYSEADKCWYLNGVKRFITNGDSDIHLVLARSEEGTHDGRGLSMFIYDKRDGGVDVRRIENKLGIHGSPTCELVYKNAKAELCGRRKFGLIKYVMALMNGARLGIAAQSVGISQMAYNEALAYAKDRKQFGQAIVNFPAVYEMISNIKARLDAGRALLYQTARYVDIYKCLEDIERTRKLTDDEKKELKLYQKLASACTPLAKGMNSEYANQNSYDCIQVHGGSGYMLEYACQRLYRDARITSIYEGTTQLQTVAALPHITTGSYGLMLEELEAMDVRPEYESLKARAKAMDEKYNEAIEYVKSVENNEFTDLCSRHLYELAANCVMTQLLLRDATKAPELFDKSMKVYLNLAEAEVAKHYNFVKSLRVESLESYKQA; this is encoded by the coding sequence ATGGCAAATTTCTACACAGATCACCCCGAGATTAAATTCAACCTCGAAAGCAGCCCCTTGATGCAGCGCATTGTCGAACTCAAGGAAAACGGCTTTGCTGACAAGGACAATTTCGACTATGCGCCGGAAGATTTTGCCGACGCTATGGACAACTACAACCGCGTGCTCGAAGTCGCTGGCGACATCACCGCAAACACGGTCTTCCCGAACTCCGAAGACGTGGATGCCGAAGGTCCGCACTGCGAAAACGGTCGCGTCCGCTACGCATCCAAGACCTACGAAAACCTCGAAGCCACCCGCAAGGCTGGCCTCAACGGTGTCACGATGCCGCGCCGCTTTGGCGGCCTCAACTTCCCGATTACCGCCTACACGGCCATCAACGAAATGATTGCCTCTGCAGACGCCGGTTTCGAGAACATCTGGTCCCTCCAGGACTGCATCGAAACGCTCTATGAATTCGGCGACGAAGACCAGCGTTCCCGTTTCATCCCGCGCATCTGCGCCGGCGAAACGATGTCCATGGACTTGACCGAACCCGATGCAGGTTCTGACTTGCAGCGCGTGATGCTCAAGGCCACCTACAGCGAAGCTGACAAGTGCTGGTACTTGAACGGCGTGAAGCGCTTCATCACGAACGGCGACTCCGACATCCACCTGGTGCTCGCCCGCTCCGAAGAAGGCACGCACGATGGTCGTGGTCTTTCCATGTTCATTTACGACAAGCGTGACGGTGGCGTTGACGTTCGCCGCATCGAAAACAAGCTCGGTATTCACGGAAGCCCGACTTGCGAACTTGTCTACAAGAACGCCAAGGCTGAACTTTGCGGCCGCCGCAAGTTCGGTCTCATCAAGTACGTGATGGCCCTCATGAACGGCGCCCGCCTCGGCATTGCCGCTCAGTCTGTGGGTATCAGCCAGATGGCTTACAACGAAGCTCTCGCCTACGCCAAGGACCGTAAGCAGTTCGGTCAGGCTATCGTGAACTTCCCCGCCGTCTACGAAATGATCTCGAACATCAAGGCTCGCCTCGATGCAGGCCGCGCCCTCTTGTACCAGACAGCTCGTTACGTCGATATCTACAAGTGCCTCGAAGACATCGAACGCACCCGCAAGCTCACCGATGACGAAAAGAAGGAACTCAAGCTTTACCAGAAGCTCGCTTCCGCTTGCACGCCGCTCGCCAAGGGCATGAACTCCGAATACGCAAACCAGAACAGCTACGACTGTATCCAGGTTCACGGCGGTTCGGGCTACATGCTTGAATACGCTTGCCAGCGCCTCTACCGCGACGCTCGTATTACCTCCATTTACGAAGGTACGACGCAGCTCCAGACGGTTGCAGCACTCCCGCACATCACCACCGGCAGCTACGGCCTCATGCTCGAAGAACTCGAAGCCATGGACGTTCGCCCGGAATACGAAAGCCTCAAGGCTCGCGCCAAGGCTATGGACGAAAAGTACAACGAAGCTATTGAATACGTGAAGTCCGTTGAAAACAACGAATTCACCGACCTCTGCAGCCGTCACTTGTACGAACTCGCCGCCAACTGCGTGATGACCCAGTTGCTCCTCCGCGACGCCACCAAGGCACCGGAACTGTTCGACAAGAGCATGAAGGTGTACTTGAACCTCGCCGAAGCTGAAGTCGCAAAGCACTACAACTTTGTGAAGAGCCTCCGCGTGGAATCGCTCGAAAGCTACAAGCAGGCTTAG
- a CDS encoding ATP-binding cassette domain-containing protein, whose translation MQEDIVVKEISTNNLKGISVHIKKNAINIIVGPSGSGKSSLAYDTIAEIGLQELNSMYSDFGGEPKYCVGEYHNILVTVPVKQINNNNNVRSTIGTYFNIVPYVINIFSFVLKKEYGFFVLNKKENVCPVCKGLGFVKRLDQTKIVDVKKKIKDVPFKPWNTHKDFFSGMLNFFCEEKHIDCDCEFGKLPFELQKKLLYGEGLKKYSVRYKTLGRFARRTCRYFGVMTGVPMLRTSSISENYYSDFTCEECNGEKYAKKYRELTVCGLSIGEVLNKSFENVVEWASEVGLRFPSMMFSVKKIIAFLKKSIELNLAYLNLNRSIPSLSGGELQRLRLVQIFNSQIKNTLVVLDEPLAGLSKTEKDVVEKNILNLKKNHTILVIDHHENFIKAASNVIALGEGGGKLGGKLVDYKKYLKSQNVNVAWIKRPVVDVCDYRIDHPIYQFKGVDVNLAYGRSNLIMGASGIGKSILLREYFPRIFDKYVYVSQKSLVGNSHSFVATVLDVFGEIIGLFAKKYSKKKTFFSNLVGSEGACPECSGSGVIIYNQNRNEEVSFVCAKCMGTGFNTELKKYFINGKNIFDLWQMTIDEAADFFANNAKIEIPLKNAQKLLLGHLTLGQNTSSLSGGENVRIKLAQIHKISVDVYGIDEPFKGLSKTEIHAVASYINSFVEEGKTVAVVDHEECAEKYFDSLYELINKNGVLTFKDGM comes from the coding sequence ATGCAGGAAGATATTGTAGTAAAAGAGATTTCTACAAATAATCTTAAAGGAATTAGCGTTCATATAAAGAAGAATGCTATTAATATTATTGTTGGACCTTCTGGCAGCGGAAAGTCCTCGCTTGCGTATGATACTATCGCAGAAATTGGTTTACAGGAATTGAATTCTATGTATTCTGACTTTGGTGGTGAACCAAAGTATTGCGTTGGTGAATATCATAATATTCTTGTTACAGTTCCTGTTAAGCAAATAAATAATAATAACAACGTTCGGTCAACAATAGGCACATACTTTAATATTGTGCCATATGTTATTAATATTTTCTCTTTTGTTTTGAAAAAAGAGTATGGTTTTTTTGTTTTGAATAAAAAAGAAAATGTATGTCCTGTTTGTAAAGGACTTGGATTTGTAAAACGTTTAGATCAAACAAAAATTGTTGATGTTAAGAAAAAAATTAAGGATGTCCCGTTTAAACCCTGGAATACGCATAAAGATTTTTTTTCCGGCATGCTAAACTTTTTTTGCGAAGAAAAACATATTGATTGTGATTGTGAGTTTGGAAAGTTGCCTTTTGAATTGCAAAAGAAATTGCTATATGGTGAAGGTTTAAAGAAATATTCTGTTCGCTATAAAACCCTTGGACGTTTTGCTAGGAGAACTTGTCGTTATTTTGGCGTGATGACTGGTGTTCCAATGTTGCGAACGTCATCAATTAGTGAAAATTATTATTCTGATTTTACTTGTGAAGAATGTAATGGTGAAAAATATGCTAAAAAATATAGAGAATTGACTGTCTGTGGATTGTCTATAGGAGAAGTTCTAAATAAGTCCTTTGAAAATGTCGTTGAGTGGGCGTCTGAGGTTGGTTTGCGTTTCCCTTCAATGATGTTTTCTGTCAAAAAAATTATTGCTTTTCTTAAGAAATCTATAGAATTGAATTTGGCATATTTAAATTTGAATAGATCAATTCCTTCGTTGTCAGGAGGAGAGCTGCAACGTTTGAGATTAGTGCAAATTTTTAATTCTCAGATAAAAAATACACTTGTTGTTTTGGATGAGCCTCTTGCTGGTTTGTCCAAAACAGAAAAGGATGTTGTTGAAAAAAATATTCTGAATTTAAAAAAAAATCATACGATTTTAGTTATTGATCATCATGAAAACTTCATTAAGGCTGCATCTAATGTAATTGCTCTTGGCGAAGGTGGTGGAAAACTTGGTGGCAAACTTGTTGATTATAAAAAATACTTAAAAAGCCAGAATGTGAATGTTGCCTGGATTAAACGTCCTGTTGTTGATGTTTGTGATTATCGTATAGATCATCCTATTTATCAATTTAAAGGTGTGGACGTGAATTTGGCTTATGGCAGAAGTAATTTGATTATGGGAGCCTCTGGGATTGGAAAGTCAATTTTACTTCGAGAGTATTTCCCAAGAATTTTTGATAAATATGTTTATGTAAGTCAAAAATCTTTAGTGGGAAATTCACATTCTTTTGTTGCAACAGTTTTGGATGTTTTTGGCGAAATTATAGGTTTGTTTGCAAAAAAATATTCAAAGAAAAAGACTTTTTTTTCAAATTTGGTTGGCTCCGAAGGCGCCTGCCCAGAATGCTCTGGATCGGGGGTGATAATTTACAATCAAAATCGAAATGAGGAGGTCTCATTTGTCTGTGCTAAATGTATGGGGACTGGTTTTAATACGGAACTAAAAAAATATTTTATTAATGGAAAAAATATTTTTGATTTATGGCAAATGACTATAGATGAAGCTGCTGATTTCTTTGCGAATAATGCCAAAATTGAAATTCCTTTGAAGAATGCTCAAAAGCTGTTGTTGGGACATTTAACTTTAGGACAAAATACTTCTAGTCTTTCGGGGGGAGAAAACGTCAGAATAAAACTTGCTCAAATACATAAGATTTCTGTAGATGTGTATGGGATTGATGAACCTTTTAAGGGCCTTAGTAAAACTGAAATACACGCCGTTGCTTCATATATCAATTCATTTGTTGAAGAGGGAAAAACTGTTGCCGTTGTTGATCATGAAGAATGTGCAGAAAAATATTTTGATTCTCTGTATGAGTTGATAAATAAAAATGGTGTGCTTACTTTTAAAGATGGTATGTGA
- a CDS encoding FibroRumin system radical SAM peptide maturase has product MLFSRYTHKFFVGSDVALYNSLRMKPVFLTRDKFKQVETFLGEVSDRQPVVVPFEVEQEVQELLKYKILIDSPEKDEKMLSFVKSKLSEPEISVCYFILSEQCNLACKYCFLGNNDKERRKNFAKELMSKEIAEKGVYFFLKQLESVEYNANRKPVVIFYGGEPLMNFETLVYVVEKFNSLKSEHKVLENIEFSMVSNGLLLSEKRLLQLRELNVSIAISIDGCDEASNAMRVDLNGNIVFPKIVKTLDIAKELNVPVSLSITLTEETIKRQSDVIDLIKKYNVKGLGFNIMMGDHRYPLPADYNDKAAQFIIDVFKQLREIGVYEDRIMRKLKSFAKAQVYFSDCAATSAGQIVIAADGAVGICHGCLSDRNYFNSCVDDLDFNPRENPVWQEWNHLSPIEKDECQDCEALGICGGGCPINAMGEHEGNTIHSLDERFCVHAKKTLEFFIGDLHRVVTGEDCSCRKIL; this is encoded by the coding sequence GTGCTTTTTTCCCGCTATACACACAAGTTCTTTGTAGGGAGCGATGTGGCTCTTTATAATTCGTTGAGAATGAAACCTGTTTTTTTGACTAGAGACAAATTTAAACAGGTGGAAACATTTCTAGGAGAAGTTTCAGACAGACAACCTGTTGTTGTGCCTTTTGAAGTTGAACAAGAGGTTCAAGAACTCCTAAAATATAAGATTCTGATAGATAGCCCCGAAAAAGATGAAAAAATGTTGTCTTTTGTAAAAAGCAAACTCTCGGAGCCTGAAATTAGCGTTTGCTATTTCATTTTGTCGGAACAATGTAATTTAGCGTGCAAATATTGTTTTTTGGGAAACAACGATAAAGAAAGAAGAAAAAATTTTGCAAAAGAACTAATGTCAAAGGAAATCGCTGAAAAGGGTGTGTATTTCTTCCTAAAACAGCTGGAATCTGTTGAATATAACGCAAATCGAAAGCCGGTTGTGATTTTTTATGGTGGCGAACCTTTGATGAATTTTGAAACGTTGGTGTATGTGGTTGAAAAATTTAATTCACTAAAATCTGAACATAAGGTTCTTGAAAATATTGAATTTTCAATGGTGTCGAATGGTCTTCTGTTGTCTGAAAAACGACTTCTGCAACTTCGTGAATTGAATGTCTCAATCGCAATATCAATTGATGGTTGCGATGAAGCGTCTAATGCAATGCGTGTTGATTTAAATGGCAATATTGTTTTCCCTAAGATTGTAAAGACTCTTGATATTGCAAAAGAACTTAATGTCCCTGTGTCATTGTCTATTACATTAACTGAAGAAACAATAAAGCGTCAGTCTGATGTTATTGATTTGATAAAAAAATACAATGTGAAAGGGCTTGGCTTTAACATTATGATGGGCGACCATCGTTATCCGTTGCCTGCTGATTACAATGATAAAGCTGCTCAATTTATTATTGATGTGTTTAAACAATTGCGTGAAATTGGCGTTTATGAAGATCGAATTATGCGCAAATTGAAGTCATTTGCGAAGGCTCAAGTTTATTTTTCTGATTGTGCTGCAACATCTGCTGGGCAAATTGTGATAGCTGCAGATGGTGCAGTCGGTATTTGTCATGGCTGTTTATCAGATAGGAATTATTTTAATTCTTGTGTAGATGATCTTGATTTTAATCCTCGTGAAAACCCTGTGTGGCAAGAATGGAATCATCTTTCCCCCATTGAGAAAGATGAATGCCAGGATTGTGAAGCTCTTGGTATTTGCGGTGGTGGTTGCCCGATTAATGCTATGGGGGAACATGAGGGCAATACGATTCATTCTTTAGATGAACGATTCTGTGTGCATGCAAAAAAAACTTTAGAATTCTTTATTGGTGATTTGCATAGAGTAGTTACGGGAGAGGATTGTTCATGCAGGAAGATATTGTAG
- a CDS encoding FibroRumin family radical SAM-modified Cys-rich RiPP: MYFRCRMGGCIMSVTVYQYAKMFGNIAERDDEQSMARCACVSCNSCTCACSCRIDSDDSDDVDWGSV; the protein is encoded by the coding sequence ATGTACTTCAGATGTAGAATGGGAGGCTGTATAATGAGCGTTACAGTATATCAGTATGCTAAAATGTTTGGTAATATCGCGGAACGTGATGATGAACAATCTATGGCTCGTTGTGCGTGTGTTTCATGCAATTCTTGCACTTGTGCATGTTCCTGTCGTATAGACTCTGATGACTCAGATGATGTTGATTGGGGCAGTGTCTAA
- a CDS encoding FibroRumin family radical SAM-modified Cys-rich RiPP, with protein MVNYSTLDYEKMFGVLPSAENAMGSCIGQCTGCMCSCRCSCSGGCTSDVEWEAV; from the coding sequence ATGGTAAACTATTCAACTTTAGATTATGAAAAAATGTTTGGTGTTCTGCCGTCAGCAGAGAATGCTATGGGTTCTTGCATAGGTCAGTGTACGGGCTGTATGTGCAGCTGTCGTTGCTCCTGCTCTGGCGGATGTACTTCAGATGTAGAATGGGAGGCTGTATAA
- a CDS encoding putative toxin-antitoxin system toxin component, PIN family, translating into MRIVLDTNCLLASLSKRGAYFNVWRGLQEGKYTLCVSNEILDEYEEIIGQKTNSIIALNVIQTLLNAPSVELIDTFFRFDLIKDDPDDNKFVDCAIAGNATFIVSNDSHFSVLREIDFPKLILKSLQEFSVMLQ; encoded by the coding sequence ATGAGAATTGTTCTTGATACAAATTGCCTTTTAGCATCCCTTTCTAAGAGGGGTGCTTATTTCAATGTCTGGCGCGGCTTACAGGAAGGCAAATACACCCTTTGCGTTTCAAATGAGATTCTTGACGAATATGAAGAGATTATTGGACAAAAGACAAATTCAATAATCGCCTTGAACGTCATCCAAACCCTATTGAACGCGCCTTCCGTAGAACTTATCGACACATTCTTCAGGTTTGACCTTATAAAGGATGATCCAGATGACAACAAGTTTGTCGACTGCGCCATTGCCGGGAATGCAACCTTCATCGTATCGAATGATTCACATTTCAGCGTTCTTCGAGAAATAGATTTTCCAAAACTAATCCTGAAGAGTTTGCAAGAATTTTCCGTCATGCTGCAATAG
- a CDS encoding Acyl-CoA dehydrogenase C-terminal domain-containing protein encodes MSRVGESEAQAERSYKAANCVMSQRLLRDATKSPELFDKSMKVYLNLAEAEVAKHYNFVKSLSVESMESYKQT; translated from the coding sequence ATGAGCCGTGTCGGCGAGAGTGAGGCGCAAGCCGAACGGTCTTATAAGGCCGCCAACTGCGTGATGAGCCAGCGGCTTCTCCGCGATGCCACCAAGTCGCCTGAACTGTTCGACAAGAGCATGAAGGTGTACCTGAACCTCGCCGAAGCCGAAGTCGCCAAGCACTACAACTTCGTGAAGAGCCTCAGCGTGGAATCAATGGAGAGCTATAAGCAGACTTAA
- a CDS encoding DUF2281 domain-containing protein, which produces MSYETVIDQIKSLPESSLEEVSRYIEFLLYQQEQTDMAPLIESDEVFEEKMERGYADAIEGRGKPMEDVFSDLSKRFI; this is translated from the coding sequence ATGTCTTATGAAACTGTAATTGATCAGATCAAGTCTCTTCCAGAAAGTTCTTTGGAAGAAGTTTCGAGATATATCGAATTTTTGCTGTATCAACAGGAGCAGACTGACATGGCTCCGTTAATTGAATCGGATGAAGTGTTTGAAGAAAAAATGGAACGCGGTTATGCCGATGCTATAGAAGGCCGTGGAAAACCGATGGAAGATGTTTTCTCCGATTTAAGTAAGCGGTTCATCTAA
- a CDS encoding TIGR02172 family protein: MGANNDFQKIDLNDYIQTGEGGTALAYTHKNGKSLAKLYNPDFDANTIKNEFWASRTAFELGISTPEPFRLITDGKRFGGEYELIEGKRSFSRIISQESERLEEISLEFARMARELHATKADTSRLKSYKQMITQFYSEKDFVPKDYRNRILKFLDKVPDTETCLHGDLQIGNAITDGKRTFWIDLGGFGYGAPEWDLALMWNLAHMPDADKLDFLFHLPSETMKTHWNIFFSAYLGTNDKQKIEEATRRLPLFAAAKIPYMFGIAFHKNVPEEFFALLTQMLDQSDTGKE, translated from the coding sequence ATGGGAGCGAACAACGATTTTCAGAAGATTGATCTGAATGATTACATCCAGACGGGCGAAGGCGGGACTGCGCTCGCGTACACGCATAAGAATGGCAAATCGCTTGCAAAGTTGTACAATCCGGATTTTGACGCAAACACAATAAAAAATGAATTTTGGGCATCGCGGACGGCTTTCGAGTTGGGCATTTCTACACCGGAACCGTTTCGTTTGATTACAGACGGCAAGCGTTTTGGCGGTGAGTACGAGCTCATTGAAGGCAAGCGTTCTTTTTCGCGAATCATTTCGCAGGAGTCCGAACGGCTAGAAGAGATTTCCTTGGAATTTGCACGCATGGCACGAGAGCTCCACGCAACAAAAGCAGATACTTCGCGGCTCAAGTCTTACAAGCAGATGATTACGCAGTTCTATTCCGAAAAGGATTTCGTACCGAAAGACTACAGAAATCGCATTCTGAAATTTTTGGATAAAGTTCCAGATACTGAGACTTGCCTCCATGGCGATTTGCAGATTGGTAATGCCATCACCGACGGAAAGAGGACTTTCTGGATTGACTTGGGTGGTTTCGGATACGGAGCTCCGGAATGGGACCTTGCACTTATGTGGAACTTGGCGCACATGCCAGATGCGGATAAACTAGACTTTCTATTTCATCTGCCGTCAGAAACGATGAAGACCCACTGGAACATTTTCTTTTCGGCCTATCTCGGGACTAACGACAAACAGAAAATCGAAGAAGCGACCCGCCGGCTTCCGCTATTTGCTGCAGCGAAAATTCCGTACATGTTTGGAATTGCGTTCCATAAAAATGTGCCCGAGGAATTTTTCGCTCTTCTCACTCAGATGTTAGACCAGTCAGACACAGGTAAGGAGTAA
- a CDS encoding GNAT family N-acetyltransferase — MKLEFGLQTREELDDAAAIIARAYQDYDYVTLYFPNAEERRKGLHVFMNSLIKTNFGKADLLVAHRDGKLVARATLEPPDFKQPSVFQFLAHGFWRVYLTTKWSHINGFLAMDEGASKPCHDYQKSGPGFWYLSMLEVDPSAQGQGVGSKFLTYMEEHVRERGGTQLLLFTNSKENLAFYSKRGYEVFHECEIEHNGRKIGSWSMKKAL; from the coding sequence ATGAAACTCGAATTCGGTTTACAGACTCGCGAAGAACTTGACGATGCAGCAGCAATCATCGCCCGCGCTTACCAGGATTACGACTACGTCACGCTTTATTTTCCGAATGCGGAAGAACGCCGCAAGGGCTTGCACGTCTTTATGAACAGTTTGATAAAGACAAACTTCGGCAAAGCAGATCTCTTGGTCGCACATCGCGATGGCAAGTTAGTTGCTCGTGCAACATTGGAACCGCCCGATTTCAAGCAGCCTTCGGTGTTCCAATTTTTGGCGCACGGTTTTTGGCGAGTGTATCTCACGACAAAATGGAGCCACATAAACGGCTTTTTAGCTATGGACGAAGGCGCTAGCAAGCCCTGCCACGATTACCAAAAATCCGGTCCGGGCTTTTGGTATTTGAGCATGCTAGAGGTGGACCCGTCAGCACAGGGGCAGGGCGTCGGTTCGAAATTTTTAACTTATATGGAAGAACATGTACGAGAACGCGGCGGAACGCAATTACTGCTGTTTACAAATTCAAAGGAGAATCTTGCCTTTTACAGCAAGCGAGGTTATGAAGTTTTCCACGAATGTGAAATCGAGCACAACGGCCGAAAAATCGGCAGTTGGAGCATGAAGAAGGCGCTATAG
- a CDS encoding UDP-glucose dehydrogenase family protein, whose protein sequence is MNIAIVGTGYVGLVSGTCFAEMGVNVTCVDVNQAKIESLQKGEIPIYEPGLDEMVLRNQREGRLNFTTDLASVLNNVEMVFSAVGTPPDEDGSADLQYVLAVARTFGQNIKKYTVLVTKSTVPVGTAKKVKAAIQEELDKRGVNVPFDVASNPEFLKEGSAITDFMKPDRVVVGVESEQAKELMTRLYRPMMLNNFRVIFTDIPSAEMIKYAANSMLATRISFMNDIANLCELVGADVNMVRKGIGSDTRIGSKFLYPGCGYGGSCFPKDVKALIKTAEKNGYKMGVLKAVEEVNEYQKTVLFHKLAKRFGGEANLKGKTIAMWGLAFKPETDDMREATALVLIDLLTKAGATIRVYDPVAMNECKRRMAARPDAATIASQIVYCNDMYEALLDADALLLVTEWKQFRMPSFGVMKKSMKNALIIDGRNIYDAKELADAGFEYSAIGC, encoded by the coding sequence ATGAACATTGCTATTGTCGGTACCGGTTACGTTGGTCTTGTTAGCGGCACTTGCTTTGCCGAAATGGGCGTCAATGTGACATGCGTCGATGTGAACCAGGCCAAGATTGAATCTCTCCAGAAGGGTGAAATTCCTATATACGAACCGGGTCTCGACGAAATGGTACTCAGGAACCAGCGCGAAGGCCGCCTCAACTTCACGACCGACCTCGCCAGCGTTCTCAACAATGTCGAAATGGTATTCAGCGCCGTGGGTACGCCTCCGGACGAAGACGGCTCCGCCGATTTGCAGTATGTGCTCGCTGTGGCACGCACGTTCGGCCAGAACATCAAGAAGTACACCGTTCTCGTGACCAAGTCTACCGTTCCGGTCGGCACAGCCAAGAAGGTCAAGGCAGCCATCCAGGAAGAACTCGACAAGCGTGGCGTGAACGTCCCGTTCGACGTTGCAAGCAACCCAGAATTCTTGAAGGAAGGCTCCGCCATCACGGACTTCATGAAGCCGGACCGCGTTGTCGTGGGTGTCGAAAGCGAACAGGCCAAGGAACTCATGACCCGCCTCTACCGCCCGATGATGCTCAACAACTTCCGCGTGATTTTCACGGATATCCCGAGTGCCGAAATGATCAAGTACGCCGCAAACTCCATGCTTGCAACCCGCATCAGCTTCATGAACGACATCGCAAACTTGTGCGAACTCGTAGGCGCCGACGTGAACATGGTCCGCAAAGGCATCGGTAGCGACACGCGTATCGGCTCAAAGTTCCTCTACCCGGGCTGCGGCTACGGTGGAAGCTGCTTCCCGAAGGACGTGAAGGCTCTCATCAAGACCGCCGAAAAGAATGGCTACAAGATGGGCGTTCTCAAGGCCGTTGAAGAAGTCAACGAATACCAGAAAACCGTACTCTTCCACAAGCTCGCCAAGCGCTTCGGCGGTGAAGCCAACCTCAAAGGCAAGACCATTGCCATGTGGGGCCTCGCCTTTAAGCCCGAAACCGACGACATGCGCGAAGCGACCGCACTCGTGCTCATCGACCTCTTGACCAAGGCCGGTGCAACAATCCGCGTGTATGACCCGGTCGCCATGAACGAATGCAAGCGCCGCATGGCAGCACGCCCCGACGCAGCAACAATCGCAAGCCAAATCGTTTACTGCAACGACATGTACGAAGCGCTCCTCGACGCAGACGCCCTCCTCCTCGTGACTGAATGGAAGCAGTTCCGCATGCCGAGTTTCGGCGTGATGAAGAAGTCCATGAAGAACGCCCTCATCATCGACGGCCGCAACATCTACGACGCGAAGGAACTCGCCGACGCCGGCTTTGAATACAGCGCCATCGGTTGCTAA